The proteins below are encoded in one region of Segatella copri:
- a CDS encoding hybrid sensor histidine kinase/response regulator transcription factor encodes MMIKKQNYLKHAIVLFLLLLLMQPGRAWAGYENVEFSSLTNHDGLTNSQVGAILKDTRGYIWFGTQSGLCRFDGFRMKTFYYSNTDDKSLPNNSVDELQQDYDGNIWVHTSVGYSIYKYDEEQFDRKPEEWLKNIHVQGPPYKLLIDKDKNMWIAVYGQGLYYHNAKTKNTYLFKFTKKAQPGCLKEGNISKITEVDGDALITYGDGTICRVNGQKQKVLWYNSFLANHKAAGDNGAYTFYDGIGGFWVSVSNANYVYQSKTGKWTDARSYLTNMGIDIPCPTHILMRDIARDKAGNLWVASDHNGLFFVDFKRKICRQYVHSEAKGSIVDNSLQKVYVDDEGAIWVGSYKNGVAYYSPAAQKFTTILLGDVCTITQDLNGNLWCGTNDSGIVCYSPLTGQSWRFSQAETGLASDIVVSSVTMADGTMYFGTFNGGLAQYKNGRWKSFQAAPGGLANNSVWCLAEDPYHRLIIGTLGSGFQIYNPESGKFTTYNVQNSGITSDFINSLFLPNKDEILIGHSQNYSIFNFGTRKVTNVNTTKDGQPFPSPSLNYMMKDSRGILWMASPAGVTMYDEASGQLESINDLNGTQGTVGCMVLEDKQHNIWLVSEFIVTRVTLTKNNQGKWDITMISFNSLDGLQSRQFNQRSACLMRNGAIAIGGQDGINIINPAKILPAQKHAKVLFSGFVLFDHPLKAGEEFEGRVPLAKSLDTNPELDLSYKDKAFTIQLASDQVSIPARCRFLYRMKGLDDKWMLTPEGRPEATFTNLSSGSYVLEAKVVNADGSVSEEVSTLKIHIHPPFYLSIWAFIVYIILIGVAFYLYRKRMLEKQRVKFELQSKEDSIKKTKELNELKLNFFTNVSHELRTPLTLIISPLVSMIREERDESKRRKLEMIHRNATRLLNLVNQILDFRKIDQNKEKLTLSRIDIVNFVDNICTSFRTLANSKVTLAFDSTVPSLQMSFDADKVGKIVNNLLSNAYKFTPDGGFITVSLSVALRQRVGDKDSDMLRISVSDTGKGISDKEKEHVFERFYQVNGTEMQPQGGSGIGLNLVKKFAELHGGKVDVTDNPSGGTIFMVDLPIESSTTSNSTAHLGSLRAAPIITTVHQATDDDPDAGKNVLYGMSKHAHQPGESMIKKPVVLLVDDSEDFREFMNEVLTDYTVVEAVNGQDAWNKIIDRRPDIILSDVMMPVMDGNELCRMCKDNDETTAIPFIMLSARMGDEQRKESLKCGADEYIAKPFDIDMLNLCILNLLKKRKNVSTEYVITEADRKFIDEVNVYIRDHMSNPETSVESLSTHLSISRVQLYKRMISLTGITPSEYLRTKRIKFAEHLLRSGDLNISEIAYKVGFNNPRYFTKYFQDAYGVTPSQYRKNLSESE; translated from the coding sequence ATGATGATTAAAAAACAAAACTACTTGAAACATGCCATCGTGCTGTTTCTGCTCTTGCTGCTCATGCAGCCGGGTAGAGCATGGGCTGGCTATGAAAACGTAGAATTCAGCAGCCTCACCAATCATGATGGACTTACGAACAGTCAGGTGGGTGCCATCCTCAAGGACACCAGAGGATACATCTGGTTCGGTACCCAGTCGGGACTGTGCCGCTTTGACGGCTTCCGTATGAAAACTTTCTATTATAGCAACACTGATGATAAGTCGCTGCCTAACAATTCGGTAGATGAACTTCAGCAAGACTATGATGGAAATATCTGGGTGCATACCTCTGTAGGTTACAGCATCTACAAATATGATGAAGAGCAGTTTGACCGCAAACCGGAAGAATGGCTCAAAAACATCCACGTGCAGGGACCTCCTTATAAACTCCTGATAGATAAGGATAAGAACATGTGGATAGCTGTCTACGGTCAGGGACTCTACTATCATAATGCCAAAACCAAGAATACCTACCTTTTTAAATTTACCAAAAAGGCTCAGCCGGGCTGTCTGAAAGAGGGAAATATCAGTAAAATAACCGAGGTTGACGGCGATGCGCTCATTACCTATGGTGATGGTACAATCTGCCGTGTCAACGGACAGAAACAGAAGGTTCTCTGGTACAATTCCTTCCTTGCTAATCATAAAGCTGCCGGTGATAATGGTGCCTATACTTTCTATGATGGTATAGGAGGTTTCTGGGTTTCAGTAAGCAATGCCAATTATGTGTATCAGTCTAAAACCGGAAAATGGACCGATGCCCGTTCTTATCTTACAAACATGGGCATTGATATTCCTTGCCCAACCCATATTCTGATGCGCGATATAGCCCGCGATAAGGCAGGCAATCTCTGGGTGGCTTCCGACCATAACGGTCTCTTCTTCGTTGATTTCAAACGCAAAATCTGCCGTCAATATGTTCATTCCGAAGCAAAGGGAAGTATCGTTGACAATTCCCTGCAGAAGGTTTATGTGGATGATGAGGGAGCTATCTGGGTAGGTAGTTACAAGAACGGCGTGGCTTATTATTCGCCTGCCGCTCAGAAATTCACAACGATTCTGCTTGGTGATGTGTGTACAATCACACAGGATCTGAATGGTAATCTCTGGTGCGGAACCAATGATAGCGGAATTGTATGCTACAGTCCGCTTACCGGACAGAGCTGGCGATTCTCACAGGCTGAAACCGGTCTGGCTTCGGATATTGTGGTCAGCAGCGTAACCATGGCTGATGGTACGATGTATTTCGGAACCTTCAATGGTGGACTTGCCCAATATAAAAATGGCAGATGGAAGAGCTTTCAGGCAGCTCCTGGCGGACTTGCCAATAACAGCGTCTGGTGTCTTGCTGAAGATCCGTATCATCGCCTGATTATCGGAACCTTGGGTTCAGGCTTCCAGATTTATAATCCTGAAAGTGGTAAATTCACAACCTACAATGTTCAGAATTCGGGTATTACCAGCGATTTTATCAATTCGCTCTTCCTGCCGAATAAAGATGAAATTCTGATAGGTCATTCGCAGAACTATTCTATCTTTAATTTCGGAACCCGAAAGGTAACCAATGTGAATACAACCAAGGACGGACAGCCTTTCCCGAGTCCTTCCCTGAATTACATGATGAAGGATAGCCGCGGCATCTTGTGGATGGCTTCGCCTGCGGGTGTCACCATGTATGATGAGGCTTCAGGACAGTTGGAGTCAATCAATGACCTCAATGGTACGCAGGGTACGGTAGGCTGTATGGTGCTCGAAGATAAGCAGCATAACATCTGGCTGGTTTCTGAATTTATCGTTACCCGTGTTACGCTGACCAAGAATAATCAGGGCAAATGGGACATTACGATGATCAGCTTCAATTCGCTTGATGGCTTGCAGAGCCGCCAGTTTAACCAGCGTTCTGCCTGTCTGATGAGAAATGGAGCCATCGCCATCGGCGGTCAGGATGGTATTAATATCATCAATCCTGCCAAGATCCTTCCTGCCCAGAAACATGCAAAAGTCTTGTTCAGCGGTTTCGTACTCTTCGATCATCCGCTGAAGGCAGGTGAGGAGTTTGAGGGAAGAGTGCCTCTGGCTAAATCGCTGGATACCAACCCGGAACTGGATCTCAGTTATAAGGATAAGGCGTTTACCATACAGCTGGCTTCCGACCAGGTAAGTATTCCTGCCCGCTGCCGTTTCCTCTATCGCATGAAGGGACTTGATGACAAATGGATGCTGACACCGGAGGGACGTCCGGAGGCTACCTTTACCAATCTCTCTTCAGGCAGTTATGTCCTGGAGGCAAAGGTGGTGAATGCAGATGGTAGTGTGAGCGAAGAGGTGAGCACGCTGAAGATTCATATTCACCCGCCTTTCTATCTCTCTATATGGGCGTTTATCGTATATATTATATTAATAGGTGTAGCTTTCTATCTCTACCGTAAACGTATGCTCGAAAAGCAACGTGTTAAATTCGAACTCCAGAGCAAGGAAGACAGTATCAAGAAGACCAAGGAGTTGAACGAACTGAAGCTCAACTTCTTCACCAATGTGAGCCACGAACTCCGTACTCCGCTCACCCTGATTATCTCGCCGCTGGTTAGTATGATCAGAGAAGAAAGAGATGAGTCTAAACGCAGAAAGCTGGAGATGATTCATCGCAATGCTACCCGTTTGCTCAATCTGGTAAACCAGATTCTCGACTTCCGCAAGATAGACCAGAACAAGGAAAAACTTACCCTGTCGCGTATCGACATCGTGAACTTCGTTGACAATATCTGTACTTCGTTCCGTACTTTGGCAAACAGCAAAGTAACGCTTGCCTTCGATTCTACGGTGCCTAGTCTGCAGATGTCGTTTGATGCTGATAAGGTAGGAAAAATCGTGAATAACCTCTTGAGCAATGCCTATAAGTTTACGCCAGATGGAGGATTTATCACCGTTTCTCTGAGTGTTGCACTCCGCCAGCGTGTAGGAGACAAGGATTCGGATATGCTCCGCATCTCAGTATCTGATACTGGCAAGGGCATCAGCGATAAGGAGAAGGAACATGTGTTTGAGCGTTTCTATCAGGTCAATGGTACTGAAATGCAACCACAGGGTGGTAGCGGAATAGGTTTGAACCTGGTAAAGAAGTTTGCCGAACTGCATGGTGGTAAGGTAGATGTTACAGATAATCCAAGCGGAGGAACCATCTTTATGGTAGACCTTCCGATAGAGAGCAGTACCACCTCCAATTCTACGGCACATCTCGGTTCCTTGCGAGCAGCACCTATCATAACCACGGTGCATCAGGCTACTGATGATGATCCGGATGCAGGTAAGAACGTTCTCTACGGAATGAGTAAACATGCGCACCAGCCTGGAGAATCGATGATCAAGAAGCCGGTAGTGCTCCTCGTTGACGACAGTGAGGACTTCCGTGAGTTTATGAACGAAGTATTGACAGACTATACGGTTGTTGAGGCTGTCAATGGTCAGGATGCCTGGAACAAGATCATCGACCGTCGTCCTGACATCATCCTGAGCGATGTGATGATGCCTGTGATGGATGGTAACGAACTCTGCCGGATGTGTAAGGACAATGACGAAACAACAGCCATACCTTTCATCATGCTCTCGGCCCGTATGGGAGATGAGCAGCGTAAGGAAAGTCTGAAGTGTGGTGCTGACGAGTATATTGCCAAACCATTCGATATAGATATGTTGAATCTCTGTATTCTGAACCTCTTGAAGAAACGCAAGAATGTGAGCACAGAATATGTAATAACAGAGGCCGACCGCAAATTTATAGATGAGGTGAATGTTTATATCCGCGATCATATGAGCAATCCTGAAACATCGGTAGAATCGCTCAGTACTCATCTAAGCATTTCACGCGTACAATTATATAAACGCATGATTTCGCTGACGGGTATTACACCTTCTGAGTATCTCAGAACCAAGCGTATCAAATTTGCAGAGCATCTGCTCCGCTCGGGCGACTTGAACATCAGTGAAATAGCCTATAAGGTGGGATTCAATAATCCACGTTATTTCACTAAATACTTCCAAGACGCGTATGGCGTTACGCCGTCTCAATATCGTAAGAATCTGTCAGAATCAGAGTAG
- a CDS encoding TIM-barrel domain-containing protein: MRLTKTLLISAVLLMSATGMQAAGFNQNGNYLTVQLKQHQNFGPSQIRLQVVSDKIIRVQATAEQSFRNKQSLIIVPQNSKANYKVEEQGDNLIITTAAMRAVMNEATGQITFYDLKDNVLLNEVAQGGKTFKPFTVPDREIGVDIAKVPEAQKHGWSWRALFNSPDNEAFYGLGQHQSEELNMKGKNEDLFQYNTKVSVPFVISNKNYGILWDSYSYCRWGNPEDYLQLNRAFKLYDKDGKEGQLTGTYVDKNGKKIVRGEDSIYFEYAMPEASEICNKTDKGGIQNLPKGFALNGSKVVYEGYVEAPTNSFYQFILYYAGYMKIYIDGKLVVPERWRTAWNPNSYKFETPIKKGVKTPIRIEWQPDGDVSYCGLRVAAPRSEAEKNQLSIWSEMSPDMDYYFIAGQNLDEVISGYRTLTGKASLYPKWTLGFWQSRERYQSSKDIEDNLKKFRDLHIPVDNIVQDWNYWKLDSWGSHEFEAARYPNPQAMLDSVHAMNGRFMISVWPKFYDTVKNYKELDSKGWMYHQAIKDDIHDWLGFRGSFYDAYSDGARKMFWRQMDENLYTKYKFGIDAWWMDASEPNVRDCTPMWYRKALSGPIALGTSTEYFNAYSIVNADAIYNGQRSVNPNQRVFLLTRSGFAGEQRYSTATWSGDIATRWEDMRAQMTAGLNYSMAGLPFWGMDQGGFCVENRYVAAQQEFDKTGKENADLKEWRELQARWNQFGCFVPLYRTHGQWPTREVWNIAPADHPAYKTIVAYDKLRYRLMPYLYSMAGMVHFKDYTMMRGLVMDFNGDDNVYDIKDQWMFGPALMACPVGEYQKYSRNVYLPKQKGWYDFYTGKHYAGGQTIVADAPFDKIPVFVPEGSILPVGPEMEWSDQKKAELIDLYVYAGKDGSYTLYEDEGTNYNYEKGKYAMIDFKYNDAQKTVTIAARKGAFDGMLQKRRFNIVLVSDNNQQGISLAKAPKGKMVKYAGKAVTVKLK; encoded by the coding sequence ATGAGACTAACTAAAACATTATTGATTTCAGCAGTGCTGCTGATGAGTGCCACAGGTATGCAGGCAGCAGGTTTCAACCAGAATGGTAATTATCTCACTGTTCAGTTGAAGCAACACCAGAATTTTGGTCCTAGTCAGATTCGCCTCCAGGTGGTGAGCGATAAGATTATCCGTGTTCAGGCTACAGCCGAACAGAGTTTCCGTAATAAACAGAGTCTGATAATAGTGCCTCAAAACAGCAAGGCAAATTACAAGGTGGAAGAGCAGGGAGACAATCTCATCATTACCACTGCAGCCATGCGTGCTGTCATGAACGAGGCTACGGGTCAGATTACCTTCTATGACCTGAAAGACAATGTCCTTCTCAATGAGGTTGCACAGGGCGGAAAGACATTCAAGCCGTTCACGGTGCCTGACCGTGAAATCGGTGTAGACATTGCCAAGGTTCCTGAAGCACAGAAGCACGGATGGTCATGGCGTGCGCTCTTCAACTCTCCTGATAACGAGGCGTTCTATGGTCTCGGTCAGCATCAGAGTGAGGAACTCAATATGAAGGGTAAGAACGAAGACCTCTTCCAGTATAATACCAAGGTGAGTGTGCCTTTCGTCATCTCTAATAAAAACTATGGCATCCTCTGGGATTCTTATTCTTATTGCCGTTGGGGTAATCCGGAAGATTATCTCCAGCTGAACCGTGCCTTCAAACTCTATGATAAAGATGGAAAGGAAGGTCAGCTGACAGGTACTTATGTAGACAAGAACGGTAAAAAGATTGTTCGAGGCGAAGATAGCATTTACTTTGAGTATGCAATGCCTGAGGCTTCTGAGATTTGCAACAAGACAGATAAGGGCGGCATTCAGAACCTGCCAAAGGGTTTTGCACTGAATGGTTCCAAGGTGGTTTACGAGGGTTATGTGGAGGCTCCAACCAACAGCTTCTATCAGTTTATCCTCTACTATGCCGGCTATATGAAGATTTATATCGACGGCAAACTGGTAGTGCCTGAGCGCTGGCGTACAGCCTGGAATCCGAACTCTTATAAGTTTGAAACTCCAATCAAGAAAGGCGTAAAGACTCCTATCCGCATCGAGTGGCAGCCAGATGGTGATGTTTCCTACTGCGGACTTCGCGTAGCAGCTCCTCGTTCTGAGGCAGAGAAGAACCAGTTGAGCATCTGGAGTGAGATGTCGCCGGATATGGACTATTATTTCATTGCCGGTCAGAATCTCGATGAGGTGATTTCCGGTTACCGTACGCTTACCGGCAAGGCTTCGCTTTATCCTAAGTGGACCCTCGGTTTCTGGCAGAGCCGTGAGCGCTATCAGAGCAGCAAGGACATCGAGGACAACCTGAAGAAGTTCCGCGACTTGCATATTCCTGTAGACAATATCGTTCAGGACTGGAACTACTGGAAGCTGGATTCATGGGGAAGTCATGAGTTTGAGGCTGCCCGCTATCCAAACCCACAGGCGATGCTCGACAGCGTACATGCCATGAACGGAAGATTCATGATTTCCGTATGGCCTAAGTTCTACGATACAGTCAAGAACTATAAGGAACTCGACAGCAAGGGTTGGATGTATCATCAGGCTATCAAGGATGATATTCACGACTGGCTCGGCTTCCGCGGTTCATTCTATGATGCATATTCTGATGGTGCCCGCAAGATGTTCTGGCGCCAGATGGACGAGAATCTTTATACCAAGTATAAGTTCGGTATTGATGCCTGGTGGATGGATGCATCAGAACCAAACGTTCGCGACTGTACCCCGATGTGGTACCGCAAGGCCCTTTCCGGTCCTATAGCCCTCGGTACATCTACCGAATATTTCAATGCTTACAGCATCGTGAATGCTGATGCTATCTATAACGGACAGCGCAGCGTGAACCCTAACCAGCGTGTCTTCCTCCTGACCCGTTCCGGTTTTGCCGGTGAGCAGCGCTACAGTACGGCTACCTGGTCTGGTGACATTGCTACCCGTTGGGAAGATATGCGTGCCCAGATGACTGCAGGTTTGAACTATTCTATGGCAGGTCTGCCTTTCTGGGGAATGGACCAGGGCGGTTTCTGTGTAGAGAACCGCTATGTGGCTGCCCAGCAGGAGTTCGATAAGACCGGTAAGGAAAATGCTGACTTGAAGGAATGGCGCGAGTTGCAGGCGCGTTGGAACCAGTTCGGTTGCTTCGTACCTCTTTATCGTACTCATGGCCAGTGGCCTACCCGTGAGGTATGGAACATTGCTCCGGCAGATCATCCGGCTTACAAGACCATCGTGGCATACGATAAACTCCGTTACCGTCTGATGCCTTACCTCTATAGTATGGCTGGTATGGTTCACTTCAAGGACTATACGATGATGCGTGGATTGGTAATGGACTTCAACGGCGATGACAATGTTTACGACATCAAGGATCAGTGGATGTTCGGTCCTGCTCTCATGGCTTGTCCTGTAGGCGAGTATCAGAAGTACAGCCGCAATGTTTATCTTCCTAAGCAGAAGGGCTGGTATGATTTCTATACCGGTAAGCACTATGCCGGTGGACAGACAATCGTAGCCGATGCGCCTTTCGATAAGATTCCAGTCTTTGTTCCAGAGGGTTCTATTCTTCCTGTGGGTCCAGAGATGGAGTGGAGCGATCAGAAGAAGGCTGAGCTCATCGACCTCTATGTCTATGCAGGCAAGGACGGTTCTTATACACTCTATGAGGATGAGGGAACCAACTACAACTACGAGAAGGGTAAGTATGCTATGATAGACTTCAAGTATAATGATGCTCAGAAGACCGTTACTATCGCTGCCCGTAAGGGTGCTTTTGATGGTATGCTACAGAAGCGTCGCTTCAATATCGTACTTGTTAGTGATAACAACCAGCAGGGCATCAGCCTCGCCAAGGCGCCTAAGGGCAAGATGGTGAAGTATGCTGGTAAGGCAGTTACTGTAAAACTGAAGTAA
- a CDS encoding glycoside hydrolase family 2 TIM barrel-domain containing protein, giving the protein MKKIFALAIFLLGAQSLSARDRQSFDKGWLFTLADSAGMSKSDYSDRHWRSLNLPHDWAIEGDFSPSNPSGASGGALPGGIGWYRKHFSVNPKEKYDRFTITFDGVYMNSTVYINGHKLGTRPYGYSTFEYDLTPYINKKGDNVIAVKVDNSDQPNSRWYSGCGIYRHVWLTKTMKSAYIPQWGQYVVTSPQGDVRVKVDFAASGNKMKLSVRNTIYDAAGKIVAKSQGVREQKLKVKNPHLWDIGKGYLYTVKSELLVNGKVVDVATTTTGFRDVKFDAKKGFFLNGKNLKINGVCEHHDFGCLGAAVNEDAMHRKLTILRDMGVNAIRSSHNPPAPELLNMCDSMGFLVMDESFDMWRRKKSNGDYARFFDEWHKKDLSDLIKRDRNHPSIIMWSIGNEVLEQWSNAAADTLSLEQANLILNAGHDASTLAHSDELSVNSLLTQHLAKIVKEYDPWGTRPVTAGCNEPDPKNHLFKSGAIDVIGFNYHHQWVKDVPKNFPGKPFILSESVSALQTRGYYMMPSDSIYTAPKEWWLPYTDPSFMCSAYDNFHASWSSTHEETWDVVKHNNFVGGQFIWTGFDYIGEPTPYAYPARSSYFGIIDLAGLPKDSYYMYQSEWSQKDVLHLFPHWNWLPGQTIDMWCYYNHADEVELFINGKSQGIRKKTVYGAKNEGDAFRKSTEYHVMWRVNFEPGEVKVVARKNGKVLREQVIKTAGAPHHLVLKKTYQGHLAYGSSYPTTFVEVNVVDKDGNLCPNADNQIFFSVSGEQDASGNGFLKTPKILGTDNGCQTSLERFTDSHRKAFFGKCVVVIKGKGTLKAQAVDLKDASVAL; this is encoded by the coding sequence ATGAAGAAGATATTTGCTTTAGCAATCTTTCTATTGGGCGCTCAGTCGTTGAGCGCCCGTGATCGCCAGTCTTTTGATAAAGGCTGGCTTTTCACTTTAGCAGATAGTGCCGGAATGTCAAAGTCTGATTATTCAGACCGGCATTGGCGAAGTTTGAATCTTCCTCACGATTGGGCGATAGAGGGCGATTTCTCCCCTTCGAATCCTTCGGGAGCCAGTGGTGGTGCATTGCCGGGCGGCATCGGATGGTACCGTAAGCATTTCTCGGTGAATCCAAAGGAAAAGTATGACCGGTTTACCATCACCTTTGATGGAGTATATATGAATTCTACCGTGTATATCAATGGTCATAAACTCGGAACCCGTCCTTACGGATACAGTACATTCGAGTATGATCTTACACCTTATATTAATAAGAAGGGTGATAATGTCATTGCTGTGAAGGTAGACAACAGCGACCAGCCTAACAGCCGCTGGTATTCCGGTTGCGGTATTTACCGCCATGTTTGGCTCACCAAAACCATGAAATCTGCTTATATTCCTCAATGGGGACAGTATGTAGTAACTTCTCCACAGGGTGATGTCAGGGTGAAGGTGGATTTCGCTGCTTCCGGTAACAAGATGAAACTCTCTGTCCGTAACACCATCTATGATGCTGCCGGAAAGATCGTAGCCAAGAGTCAGGGTGTTCGGGAACAGAAACTCAAGGTGAAGAATCCGCATCTCTGGGACATCGGAAAGGGATATCTCTATACAGTCAAAAGCGAGCTGTTAGTAAATGGGAAGGTAGTGGATGTTGCTACGACAACTACCGGTTTCCGTGATGTGAAGTTTGATGCTAAGAAGGGCTTCTTCCTCAATGGCAAGAATCTCAAGATAAATGGTGTCTGTGAGCATCATGATTTCGGTTGCCTGGGTGCTGCCGTTAATGAGGATGCGATGCACCGTAAACTTACCATCCTTCGCGATATGGGCGTGAACGCTATCCGAAGCAGTCATAATCCTCCGGCACCAGAACTCCTGAACATGTGCGATTCGATGGGTTTCCTCGTGATGGACGAGAGCTTCGATATGTGGCGCCGCAAGAAATCGAATGGCGATTATGCCCGTTTCTTCGATGAATGGCATAAGAAAGACCTGTCTGATCTCATCAAGCGCGACCGTAACCATCCAAGTATCATCATGTGGAGTATCGGTAATGAAGTTCTCGAACAATGGTCGAATGCGGCTGCTGATACGCTCAGTCTGGAGCAGGCTAACCTGATTCTGAATGCCGGTCATGATGCTTCAACTTTGGCACATAGTGATGAACTGAGTGTCAATTCGCTTCTTACCCAGCATCTGGCAAAAATCGTGAAAGAGTATGATCCTTGGGGCACACGCCCTGTTACTGCTGGCTGCAATGAGCCCGACCCGAAGAATCACCTCTTTAAGAGTGGGGCTATTGATGTTATAGGTTTCAATTATCACCATCAGTGGGTGAAGGATGTGCCAAAGAATTTCCCTGGCAAGCCTTTCATTCTGTCGGAGAGTGTTTCAGCCTTGCAGACTCGTGGCTACTATATGATGCCTAGCGACAGCATTTATACTGCGCCAAAGGAATGGTGGTTGCCTTATACCGATCCTTCGTTTATGTGTTCGGCTTATGATAATTTCCATGCCTCATGGAGTAGTACCCACGAAGAAACCTGGGATGTGGTGAAGCACAACAACTTTGTGGGCGGACAGTTTATCTGGACCGGTTTCGATTATATCGGTGAACCTACTCCTTATGCTTATCCTGCCCGTAGCAGTTATTTTGGCATTATCGATTTGGCGGGTCTTCCAAAAGACAGCTATTATATGTATCAGAGTGAGTGGAGTCAGAAAGATGTGCTTCATCTCTTCCCTCATTGGAACTGGCTGCCGGGACAGACCATCGACATGTGGTGTTATTATAATCATGCCGATGAGGTAGAACTCTTTATCAATGGCAAAAGTCAGGGCATCCGTAAGAAGACAGTCTATGGTGCAAAGAACGAAGGCGATGCTTTCAGAAAGAGTACTGAATATCATGTGATGTGGCGAGTAAACTTTGAACCGGGAGAAGTAAAGGTTGTAGCCAGAAAGAATGGTAAAGTTCTTAGAGAGCAGGTCATAAAAACAGCAGGAGCTCCTCATCATCTTGTGTTGAAGAAGACTTATCAGGGGCATCTGGCTTATGGCTCTTCGTATCCGACCACCTTTGTCGAGGTGAATGTAGTAGATAAAGATGGCAATCTCTGTCCGAACGCAGATAACCAGATTTTCTTCTCTGTTTCTGGAGAACAGGATGCAAGTGGTAATGGTTTCCTGAAAACGCCAAAGATTCTGGGAACAGATAATGGATGTCAGACTTCTTTGGAGCGTTTCACCGATTCACATCGCAAGGCATTCTTCGGAAAATGTGTCGTTGTGATAAAAGGTAAGGGAACGCTCAAGGCACAGGCAGTAGACTTAAAGGATGCTTCTGTAGCTTTGTGA
- a CDS encoding GNAT family N-acetyltransferase, with protein MKIQIEQATPDKASHIASLIMEAMNAQCCQNFAGPQHTLVDFHRMMTKLVEMEDSQYSYKNTLVAMSTDGILVGILVAYDGADVKRLRKRFIEAAIVAFGIDYSAMELETEEGEFYLDSLAVSNQYRGKGIASKLLDAAISRARELGLPAVGLLCDKGNPKAERLYAKVGFQYVNDTTWGGHAMKHLQYKL; from the coding sequence ATGAAAATTCAAATAGAACAGGCTACGCCAGACAAGGCTTCGCATATCGCATCGCTTATCATGGAGGCGATGAATGCGCAGTGTTGCCAAAATTTTGCTGGTCCTCAGCATACATTGGTTGATTTTCACCGTATGATGACTAAACTTGTAGAGATGGAGGACAGTCAGTATAGTTATAAGAATACATTGGTTGCTATGTCTACTGATGGCATTCTTGTTGGCATCTTGGTTGCATACGATGGTGCTGACGTCAAAAGATTACGTAAGCGCTTTATTGAGGCTGCGATCGTTGCTTTTGGAATAGACTATTCGGCTATGGAGCTTGAAACAGAGGAAGGTGAGTTCTATTTGGATAGTTTGGCAGTTTCTAACCAATACCGTGGAAAAGGTATTGCATCTAAACTGTTGGATGCTGCTATCTCTCGCGCAAGAGAATTAGGACTTCCTGCTGTAGGTTTGCTTTGTGATAAAGGCAATCCGAAAGCGGAGCGTCTCTATGCGAAGGTTGGTTTCCAATATGTCAATGATACCACTTGGGGTGGTCATGCAATGAAACATCTTCAGTATAAATTGTAA